From one Lotus japonicus ecotype B-129 chromosome 3, LjGifu_v1.2 genomic stretch:
- the LOC130749737 gene encoding benzyl alcohol O-benzoyltransferase-like, with product MASSSSKSDLVFAVRRREPELVGPAEATPHEVKLLSDIDDQDGLRFQIPVVQFYRYNPSMAGKDPVEAIRKALAKTLVFYYPFAGRLREGLGRKLMVDCTGEGVLFIEADADITLNQFGDNLQTPFPCMDELLYEVPGSEEMLNTPLLLIQVTRLKCGGFIFAIRLNHTMCDAVGLVQFLSAIGEMARGMPQPSILPVWCREILSARDPPRVTCTHPEYDEQVPYPKETTIPQDDMVHESFFFGPNELATIRSFLPSHQLRCTNFEVLTAFVWRCRTIALQLNSDEEVRILCIVNARAKLDSPLPIGYYGNAFAFSPSITTAGKLCENPLGYAVELVRKAKANITREYLHSLADLMAIKGRPHFTMDKSFLVSDLKLAGFRRVDFGWGDAIYGGLSKGGIGPIPSLASFNVPFKNDKGEEGLLTPICLSSKAMERFIKELDNVLKNHNQPTRGGLNSGFIVSSL from the coding sequence ATGGCCTCATCATCATCCAAATCTGATCTGGTGTTTGCAGTGCGAAGGCGTGAGCCAGAGCTTGTTGGTCCGGCTGAAGCGACCCCTCATGAAGTGAAACTTCTTTCAGATATTGATGACCAAGATGGCCTACGGTTTCAAATTCCAGTGGTACAATTCTATCGCTACAACCCATCAATGGCGGGGAAGGACCCTGTTGAGGCCATTAGAAAAGCATTGGCCAAAACACTTGTGTTTTACTATCCTTTTGCAGGTAGGCTTAGGGAAGGCCTTGGTAGAAAACTCATGGTGGATTGCACTGGTGAGGGTGTTCTGTTCATTGAAGCTGATGCAGATATCACTCTTAACCAATTTGGTGATAATCTTCAAACTCCCTTCCCATGCATGGATGAGCTCCTCTATGAAGTTCCTGGTTCTGAGGAAATGCTTAACACACCCTTGCTGCTTATACAAGTAACGAGGCTGAAGTGCGGTGGTTTCATATTCGCCATCCGATTAAACCACACCATGTGTGATGCGGTTGGATTGGTTCAATTTCTGAGTGCCATAGGAGAAATGGCTCGCGGGATGCCCCAACCTTCAATCCTACCAGTGTGGTGTAGAGAGATCCTAAGTGCAAGGGATCCACCAAGAGTGACATGCACTCATCCTGAATACGACGAACAAGTACCTTACCCCAAGGAAACCACCATCCCCCAAGATGACATGGTCCACGAGTCTTTCTTCTTTGGTCCAAATGAGCTAGCTACAATTCGTAGTTTCCTTCCTTCCCACCAACTTCGCTGCACAAATTTTGAAGTTCTCACCGCATTTGTTTGGCGTTGCCGCACAATAGCATTGCAACTAAACAGTGATGAGGAGGTCCGCATACTCTGCATTGTTAATGCGCGTGCCAAGCTTGACTCTCCATTACCAATTGGTTATTATGGCAACGCCTTTGCGTTTTCTCCCTCAATTACCACAGCTGGGAAGTTATGTGAAAATCCATTGGGATATGCAGTAGAGTTAGTGAGGAAAGCAAAAGCTAATATCACTAGGGAGTATTTGCATTCATTAGCAGATTTAATGGCCATTAAGGGACGACCACACTTCACTATGGACAAATCGTTTCTTGTTTCGGATTTGAAGCTTGCTGGTTTCAGGCGGGTCGACTTTGGGTGGGGTGATGCTATTTATGGAGGTCTATCCAAGGGAGGAATTGGGCCCATACCTAGTTTAGCAAGCTTTAATGTTCCCTTCAAAAATGATAAAGGTGAGGAAGGTTTACTGACTCCGATTTGTTTGTCATCTAAAGCCATGGAGAGGTTCATAAAAGAGCTAGATAATGTTCTTAAGAACCATAACCAACCTACTAGGGGTGGTCTAAACTCTGGCTTTATCGTTTCTTCATTATAG